A single genomic interval of Cucumis sativus cultivar 9930 chromosome 7, Cucumber_9930_V3, whole genome shotgun sequence harbors:
- the LOC101219678 gene encoding pentatricopeptide repeat-containing protein At1g51965, mitochondrial isoform X2, with protein MKVLRLPCYSHLKPPAAHRHFATKYTAKITSSSPTGRSVAVVVTPPATLPVDSRGYALPRRDLICRVIDMLLHRNPHSSLITIDDRFSDLSSYFQSLSVSLTPAEASEILKSLNSPDLALQFFHRCSSLCPKFRHDAFTYSRILLMLSHSSSSKRIDQVREILSQMDRDQIRGTISTVNILIKIFSSNEDLELCTGLIKKWDLRLNAYTYRCLLQAHIRSRDSDRAFNVYMEMWSKGYQLDIFAYNMLLDALAKDEQLDRSYKVFKDMKLKHCNPDEYTYTIMIRMTGKMGRAEESLALFEEMLTKGCTPNLIAYNTMIQALSKSGMVDKAILLFCNMIKNNCRPNEFTYSIILNVLVAEGQLGRLDEVLEVSNKFINKSIYAYLVRTLSKLGHSSEAHRLFCNMWSFHDGGDRDAYISMLESLCRGGKTVEAIELLSKVHEKGISTDTMMYNTVLSTLGKLKQVSHLHDLYEKMKQDGPFPDIFTYNILISSLGRVGKVKEAVEVFEELESSDCKPDIISYNSLINCLGKNGDVDEAHMRFLEMQDKGLNPDVVTYSTLIECFGKTDKVEMARSLFDRMITQGCCPNIVTYNILLDCLERAGRTAETVDLYAKLREQGLTPDSITYAILDRLQSGSNRKFRVRRQNPITGWVVSPLR; from the exons ATGAAGGTACTCCGGCTCCCCTGTTACTCTCACCTCAAACCCCCCGCCGCACATCGTCATTTCGCCACCAAATACACCGCCAAAAtcacttcttcttctcccaCCGGACGCTCCGTTGCCGTCGTGGTCACTCCCCCGGCTACTCTTCCCGTCGATTCCCGCGGCTATGCTCTTCCCCGCCGAGATCTCATCTGTAGAGTCATTGATATGCTCCTCCATCGCAATCCTCATTCCTCTTTAATCACCATTGATGATCGCTTCTCCGATTTATCCTCCTACTTTCAATCTCTCTCCGTCTCTTTAACCCCAGCCGAAGCCTCTGAAATTCTCAAATCCTTAAACTCCCCTGACCTCGCTCTGCAATTCTTTCATCGTTGCTCCTCTCTTTGCCCTAAGTTTCGCCATGATGCTTTCACTTACAGCCGCATCCTTCTCATGCTCTCCCATTCATCTTCCTCGAAACGTATCGATCAAGTTCGTGAGATTCTGTCACAGATGGATAGAGATCAAATACGTGGTACGATTTCTACTGTtaatatattgattaaaattttcagtAGCAATGAGGACTTGGAATTATGTACTGGTTTGATCAAGAAATGGGACTTGAGGCTTAATGCTTACACCTATAGGTGTTTGCTTCAAGCTCATATAAGATCCCGTGATTCTGATAGGGCTTTCAATGTGTATATGGAAATGTGGAGTAAAGGGTATCAGCTGGATATCTTTGCCTACAATATGCTGTTGGATGCTCTGGCAAAGGATGAACAG CTTGATCGATCCTACAAAGTTTTTAAGGATATGAAACTGAAGCATTGTAATCCAGACGAGTATACATATACAATTATGATTAGAATGACTGGAAAAATGGGTAGAGCTGAAGAATCTTTGGCTCTCTTTGAAGAAATGCTAACAAAAGGCTGTACTCCAAATTTGATTGCATATAATACAATGATTCAGGCACTTAGTAAGAGCGGAATGGTTGACAAGGcaattcttctcttttgtaatATGATTAAGAACAATTGTAGGCCGAATGAGTTTACATACAGTATCATTTTGAATGTTTTGGTTGCAGAAGGGCAGTTAGGTAGATTGGATGAAGTTCTGGAAGTgtctaataaatttattaacaaatCAATATATGCATATCTCGTTAGGACTTTAAGCAAACTAGGCCATTCAAGTGAAGCTCATCGTCTTTTTTGCAACATGTGGAGCTTTCATGATGGAGGGGATAGAGATGCTTACATTTCCATGTTGGAGAGTTTATGCCGTGGAGGTAAAACTGTAGAAGCTATCGAATTGCTCAGTAAGGTTCATGAGAAGGGAATTAGTACTGATACAATGATGTATAACACAGTGTTATCTACTTTGGGGAAGTTGAAGCAAGTATCTCATCTTCATGATCTTTATGAGAAGATGAAACAAGATGGTCCTTTTCCGGACATATTCACGTATAATATTCTTATATCAAGCTTAGGACGTGTTGGGAAAGTTAAGGAGGCTGTTGAAGTTTTTGAAGAACTTGAGAGTAGTGATTGCAAACCAGATATTATATCTTACAATTCTTTGATCAATTGCCTTGGGAAAAATGGGGATGTTGATGAAGCTCACATGAGATTTCTGGAGATGCAAGATAAGGGATTGAATCCTGATGTTGTAACATACAGCACACTCATTGAATGTTTTGGGAAAACAGACAAAGTTGAGATGGCTCGTAGTTTGTTCGATAGAATGATAACTCAAGGATGCTGTCCAAATATTGTAACGTACAACATCCTTCTTGATTGTCTGGAAAGAGCTGGGAGAACTGCTGAAACAGTCGATCTGTATGCAAAGCTTAGAGAGCAGGGATTAACACCAGATTCAATTACATATGCTATTCTTGATAGATTACAAAGTGGCTCTAATAGAAAATTTAGAGTCCGGAGGCAAAATCCAATTACTGGTTGGGTCGTTAGTCCTTTGAGGTAA
- the LOC101219678 gene encoding pentatricopeptide repeat-containing protein At1g51965, mitochondrial isoform X1 — MYLEINPILMKSLIFLNKKKSWKGVVSSRSAAMKVLRLPCYSHLKPPAAHRHFATKYTAKITSSSPTGRSVAVVVTPPATLPVDSRGYALPRRDLICRVIDMLLHRNPHSSLITIDDRFSDLSSYFQSLSVSLTPAEASEILKSLNSPDLALQFFHRCSSLCPKFRHDAFTYSRILLMLSHSSSSKRIDQVREILSQMDRDQIRGTISTVNILIKIFSSNEDLELCTGLIKKWDLRLNAYTYRCLLQAHIRSRDSDRAFNVYMEMWSKGYQLDIFAYNMLLDALAKDEQLDRSYKVFKDMKLKHCNPDEYTYTIMIRMTGKMGRAEESLALFEEMLTKGCTPNLIAYNTMIQALSKSGMVDKAILLFCNMIKNNCRPNEFTYSIILNVLVAEGQLGRLDEVLEVSNKFINKSIYAYLVRTLSKLGHSSEAHRLFCNMWSFHDGGDRDAYISMLESLCRGGKTVEAIELLSKVHEKGISTDTMMYNTVLSTLGKLKQVSHLHDLYEKMKQDGPFPDIFTYNILISSLGRVGKVKEAVEVFEELESSDCKPDIISYNSLINCLGKNGDVDEAHMRFLEMQDKGLNPDVVTYSTLIECFGKTDKVEMARSLFDRMITQGCCPNIVTYNILLDCLERAGRTAETVDLYAKLREQGLTPDSITYAILDRLQSGSNRKFRVRRQNPITGWVVSPLR, encoded by the exons ATGTATCTGGAAATTAACCCTATTTTAATGAAATCactcatatttttaaataaaaagaaaagctgGAAGGGTGTGGTAAGTTCGCGTTCGGCGGCGATGAAGGTACTCCGGCTCCCCTGTTACTCTCACCTCAAACCCCCCGCCGCACATCGTCATTTCGCCACCAAATACACCGCCAAAAtcacttcttcttctcccaCCGGACGCTCCGTTGCCGTCGTGGTCACTCCCCCGGCTACTCTTCCCGTCGATTCCCGCGGCTATGCTCTTCCCCGCCGAGATCTCATCTGTAGAGTCATTGATATGCTCCTCCATCGCAATCCTCATTCCTCTTTAATCACCATTGATGATCGCTTCTCCGATTTATCCTCCTACTTTCAATCTCTCTCCGTCTCTTTAACCCCAGCCGAAGCCTCTGAAATTCTCAAATCCTTAAACTCCCCTGACCTCGCTCTGCAATTCTTTCATCGTTGCTCCTCTCTTTGCCCTAAGTTTCGCCATGATGCTTTCACTTACAGCCGCATCCTTCTCATGCTCTCCCATTCATCTTCCTCGAAACGTATCGATCAAGTTCGTGAGATTCTGTCACAGATGGATAGAGATCAAATACGTGGTACGATTTCTACTGTtaatatattgattaaaattttcagtAGCAATGAGGACTTGGAATTATGTACTGGTTTGATCAAGAAATGGGACTTGAGGCTTAATGCTTACACCTATAGGTGTTTGCTTCAAGCTCATATAAGATCCCGTGATTCTGATAGGGCTTTCAATGTGTATATGGAAATGTGGAGTAAAGGGTATCAGCTGGATATCTTTGCCTACAATATGCTGTTGGATGCTCTGGCAAAGGATGAACAG CTTGATCGATCCTACAAAGTTTTTAAGGATATGAAACTGAAGCATTGTAATCCAGACGAGTATACATATACAATTATGATTAGAATGACTGGAAAAATGGGTAGAGCTGAAGAATCTTTGGCTCTCTTTGAAGAAATGCTAACAAAAGGCTGTACTCCAAATTTGATTGCATATAATACAATGATTCAGGCACTTAGTAAGAGCGGAATGGTTGACAAGGcaattcttctcttttgtaatATGATTAAGAACAATTGTAGGCCGAATGAGTTTACATACAGTATCATTTTGAATGTTTTGGTTGCAGAAGGGCAGTTAGGTAGATTGGATGAAGTTCTGGAAGTgtctaataaatttattaacaaatCAATATATGCATATCTCGTTAGGACTTTAAGCAAACTAGGCCATTCAAGTGAAGCTCATCGTCTTTTTTGCAACATGTGGAGCTTTCATGATGGAGGGGATAGAGATGCTTACATTTCCATGTTGGAGAGTTTATGCCGTGGAGGTAAAACTGTAGAAGCTATCGAATTGCTCAGTAAGGTTCATGAGAAGGGAATTAGTACTGATACAATGATGTATAACACAGTGTTATCTACTTTGGGGAAGTTGAAGCAAGTATCTCATCTTCATGATCTTTATGAGAAGATGAAACAAGATGGTCCTTTTCCGGACATATTCACGTATAATATTCTTATATCAAGCTTAGGACGTGTTGGGAAAGTTAAGGAGGCTGTTGAAGTTTTTGAAGAACTTGAGAGTAGTGATTGCAAACCAGATATTATATCTTACAATTCTTTGATCAATTGCCTTGGGAAAAATGGGGATGTTGATGAAGCTCACATGAGATTTCTGGAGATGCAAGATAAGGGATTGAATCCTGATGTTGTAACATACAGCACACTCATTGAATGTTTTGGGAAAACAGACAAAGTTGAGATGGCTCGTAGTTTGTTCGATAGAATGATAACTCAAGGATGCTGTCCAAATATTGTAACGTACAACATCCTTCTTGATTGTCTGGAAAGAGCTGGGAGAACTGCTGAAACAGTCGATCTGTATGCAAAGCTTAGAGAGCAGGGATTAACACCAGATTCAATTACATATGCTATTCTTGATAGATTACAAAGTGGCTCTAATAGAAAATTTAGAGTCCGGAGGCAAAATCCAATTACTGGTTGGGTCGTTAGTCCTTTGAGGTAA
- the LOC101219919 gene encoding uncharacterized protein LOC101219919: MLSLTHRFRTLSSSLCSNSHPFRSFRTDARPSRRHSKPAPFTVNKPEHKSEWWAVDGEMHEIGDNVPPRERFIIPRENLPNRRRKQLREQFMRRTRLVLKESEHDPWCKKYMELYQELRENWERLYWDEGYSKKLARDHANYESAEEEDFSPYRNRQSTDRNKEQDFRRNVQGGHWENVSQIRDKFEYDRERRMKERAFAPMHGDRTFPSQIPRWQRTDVQPQRYMSESDSD, encoded by the exons ATGCTCTCACTCACTCACAGATTTCGGACTCTGTCCTCATCTCTATGTTCCAATTCTCATCCATTTCGATCGTTCCGGACGGATGCCAGACCCTCCAGGCGGCACTCAAAGCCTGCTCCATTCACAGTAAACAAGCCAGAACACAAGTCCGAGTGGTGGGCTGTTGATGGCGAAATGCATGAAATCGGCGACAATGTACCCCCTCGCGAGCGATTTATCATACCCAGAGAAAATCTCCCCAATCGGCGTCGAAAGCAGCTCAGGGAACAGTTCATGCGTCGGACTCGCCTCGTTCTCAAGGAATCT GAGCACGATCCATGGTGCAAAAAGTACATGGAGCTTTATCAGGAGCTAAGGGAAAACTGGGAGAGATTGTACTGGGATGAGGGTTATTCCAAAAAACTTGCTAGGGATCATGCAAACTATGAGTCTGCTGAGGAGGAAGATTTTTCTCCTTATAG GAATAGGCAATCCACTGATCGGAATAag GAACAAGATTTTAGGAGGAACGTGCAAGGTGGTCATTGGGAGAATGTCAGCCAGATTAGAGATAAGTTTGAATACGATAGAgagagaagaatgaaagagagag CATTTGCACCTATGCATGGAGATCGAACTTTTCCCTCACAGATTCCTCGATGGCAACGAACAGATGTGCAGCCACAAAGATACATGTCCGAGAGCGATAGTGACTGA
- the LOC101220395 gene encoding protein FAR-RED IMPAIRED RESPONSE 1, producing MDGIPSVLNVVEDPSGKDFARAVTEAEAITSNNSDTEPFVGMEFESEESVKVFYDAYASRLGFIMRVDAFRRSMRDGAVVWRRLVCNKEGFRKFKPKRSENRKPRAVTREGCKAMVVVKKEKTGKWVVTKFVKDHNHPLIVTPASARRNVLLSHTRDEKDAKIRELTAELQQERKRCAAYQEQLAMILGDMEEHSNHLARNIDNIIQSVRDIESENNAFSNS from the exons A TGGATGGAATCCCCAGTGTACTTAATGTTGTAGAAGACCCTAGCGGGAAAGATTTTGCCAGAGCAGTTACTGAAGCAGAGGCAATAACGAGTAATAATTCAGATACAGAGCCATTTGTTGGTATGGAGTTTGAATCTGAGGAGTCTGTCAAGGTTTTCTACGATGCTTATGCTTCACGTCTCGGTTTTATTATGCGCGTTGATGCATTTCGTAGATCGATGCGTGATGGTGCGGTTGTTTGGCGGCGACTTGTTTGTAATAAAGAAGGGTTTCGCAAGTTTAAGCcgaaaagaagtgaaaataGGAAGCCTCGAGCTGTAACGAGAGAAGGGTGTAAGGCAATGGTTgttgtaaagaaagaaaaaactggaAAATGGGTTGTTACGAAATTTGTCAAGGATCATAATCATCCATTGATTGTTACTCCGGCTAGTGCTCGTCGAAATGTTCTTCTTTCCCACACACGG GATGAGAAAGATGCAAAAATTCGAGAACTAACTGCCGAACTACAGCAAGAACGAAAGCGATGTGCAGCATATCAAGAACAGCTTGCCATGATTTTAGGAGACATGGAGGAACACTCAAATCATCTGGCAAGAAACATAGATAACATTATTCAAAGTGTGAGAGATATTGAATCAGAAAACAATGCATTTTCAAATAGCTAA